Within the Candidatus Binatia bacterium genome, the region GGACAGCGCACGAAGTGCGTCTGGGTGCTAAAGACGTACGGTGGCACACGATCAGCGATCTCTTCCTTTTGGACGGCGACGAGGGACTCGTTACAACGGGCACAGCGCGTGAAAGCCTCGGCGAAGGGGTCGATGCCGAAGGCAGAAACGACCTGTTGTAGCTGCTCGCGGAAATGGTCATGCTGAATGAACAGTAGGG harbors:
- a CDS encoding Mut7-C RNAse domain-containing protein, with the translated sequence MAHRFAIDKMLGRLATWLRIIGQDATYGAHLSGETLLRHARSEGRIILTRDRRFLQQRTGVPLLFIQHDHFREQLQQVVSAFGIDPFAEAFTRCARCNESLVAVQKEEIADRVPPYVFSTQTHFVRCP